A single window of Sander lucioperca isolate FBNREF2018 chromosome 22, SLUC_FBN_1.2, whole genome shotgun sequence DNA harbors:
- the mrpl38 gene encoding 39S ribosomal protein L38, mitochondrial: MALRTVCAATLRTGTDLGVNNARTFVTTAFLCRRIPPMGPMPNEVDVENLESLEKYRSYTRYFKQAEEARNKPAWWKTYRSYVEKADPEHGAERVDIGLPYYRPGRTKEVRERKQVMKDNKKNIELERASRLRTFKIPLDKVQETWEKSSGPFHIKRLADHYGVFRDLFPMAYFLPQVSLRIGYGQDNTGQVHYGNRLTPTEAVSVPQISFDSEEGSLWTLLLTCPDEHLLDNEAEYIHWLVGNIPGGAVQAGEELCHYLPPFPARGTGFHRYIYVLFKQEGHINFQEDVRPSPCHSLVDRSFKTMEFYRKHQDNMTPAGLAFFQCQWDESVTDTFHTTLNMREPVFEFIRPPVYHPPQVKYPHRQPLRYLDRYRDGKEHTYGIY; this comes from the exons ATGGCGCTGCGCACTGTTTGCGCCGCTACCTTGCGAACTGGGACAGATTTAGGGGTCAATAATGCGAGGACGTTTGTCACAACAG CATTTCTCTGCAGACGGATACCTCCTATGGGTCCAATGCCAAATGAGGTTGACGTTGAAAACCTGGAGTCATTAGAGAAGTATCGCAGCTACACTCGTTACTTCAAACAAGCGGAGGAAGCAAGGAACAAACCTGCATGGTGGAAGACCTACAGGAGCTACGTGGAAAAAGCTGACCCTGAGCATG GTGCAGAGCGAGTGGACATTGGACTGCCATACTATCGACCCGGCAGGACCAAAGAAGTGAGGGAGAGGAAGCAGGTGATGAAGGACAATAAGAAGAACATTGAGCTGGAGAGGGCTTCACGTTTGCGCACTT TTAAGATCCCTCTGGATAAAGTGCAGGAAACCTGGGAGAAGAGCAGTGGTCCATTTCACATAAAGAGACTTGCAGACCACTACGGAGTCTTCAGAGATCTCTTTCCCATGGCATATTTTCTACCTCAAGTCTCGCTCCGGATAGGCTATGGCCAGGACAACACTGGTCAAGTGCATTATGGGAATCGGCTGACACCAACAGAA GCAGTGTCTGTCCCTCAAATCAGCTTTGATTCCGAGGAGGGCTCCCTGTGGACCCTTCTGCTCACCTGTCCAG ATGAGCATCTTCTGGATAATGAGGCAGAATACATCCACTGGCTAGT TGGGAACATACCAGGCGGAGCAGTGCAGGCCGGAGAGGAGCTGTGTCACTACCTGCCCCCCTTCCCTGCCAGAGGAACAGGCTTCCACCGCTACATTTATGTCCTCTTCAAGCAGGAGGGACACATCAACTTCCAGGAGGATGTCAGGCCGTCGCCATG CCATTCTCTGGTGGATCGTTCATTTAAGACAATGGAATTCTACAGAAAGCACCAAGACAACATGACACCTGCCGGCTTGGCCTTCTTCCAGTGCCAGTGGGACGAATCTGTCACCGACACCTTTCACACCACACTCA ACATGAGGGAGCCAGTGTTTGAGTTCATCCGGCCTCCAGTGTACCACCCTCCACAGGTCAAATACCCTCATCGACAGCCCCTACGCTACCTGGACAGATACAGAGATGGAAAGGAGCACACATATGGAATATATTGA
- the trim65 gene encoding tripartite motif-containing protein 65 isoform X1, producing the protein MCLSIFPTAHEGIIFASAVIREASDDIQSLFTQMLCTNVAICRSEMSALPSEMDSQNSNLNCAICLDRFRIPVTIPCGHTFCQECINLHWDTKSKSDIGPQCPICNEKFPTRPILKRNVSLSVLTEAVNTGPSCRESLMRGSEGARALLLCDRHKKPLVYYCRQDKMSVCCQCGISECANHDKVLLEAERENQELLLERKRKEVGKLTEETLKSINDLAENINQAKVTLQQTSTWVNVKFSTLIKILVEKQEATELFTEEQKEAAITEAEARLAELKERSQILQESQEQIAAVLKLSDTELIKESMVIEVPRFKDIPTDVTPNLQERLNGVTDVLSRVSKLVSEDLEKAVSTAVGPDKDGSPQDKRPILAVVPSPAAPCHPGGKEGLSAYRCSLTFDPRTANGHLCLSQENRRAEHLTTGPRPVPAHEARFDHTWQVLCFQGFKNGQHYWELEVSKPWAYLGVTYETIPRKEKGKRCMVGMNELSWSLQLDEHQISAWHNGRRETVVGHSQHSRIGMLLDYEAGTLTYYGDGQTRLHAFHCAFSQELFPACWIGEGVSITLCST; encoded by the exons ATGTGTTTGTCTATTTTCCCGACAGCACATGAAGGCATCATTTTTGCGTCTGCCGTCATCAGGGAAGCTTCTGACGATATTCAGTCACTATTCACACAAATGCTGTGCACGAATGTAGCTATCTGTCGAAGTG AGATGTCTGCTCTTCCTTCAGAGATGGATTCTCAGAATTCAAACCTGAACTGTGCCATATGCCTGGACCGTTTCCGGATCCCTGTAACCATCCCCTGTGGTCACACCTTCTGTCAAGAGTGCATCAACCTTCACTGGGACACCAAGAGCAAGTCTGATATCGGACCTCAGTGTCCAATCTGCAATGAGAAGTTTCCTACCAGGCCCATTCTCAAGCGTAACGTGTCCCTGTCAGTCTTGACTGAGGCTGTCAACACCGGCCCCTCCTGTAGAGAGTCGCTTATGAGGGGAAGCGAAGGGGCGAGAGCCTTGCTGCTGTGTGATCGCCATAAAAAGCCTCTGGTTTATTACTGCAGGCAGGACAAAATGTCTGTGTGCTGCCAGTGTGGCATCTCTGAATGTGCGAACCACGACAAGGTGTTGTTGGAGGCAGAAAGGGAAAACCAAGAG CTGCTGCTGGAAAGGAAGAGAAAGGAGGTGGGGAAACTCACTGAAGAGACGCTGAAAAGTATAAATGACTTGGCTGAAAATATCAATCAAGCGAAG GTGACTCTTCAGCAGACTTCCACCTGGGTCAATGTCAAGTTCTCCACCCTGATTAAAATACTGGTGGAGAAGCAGGAGGCTACAGAGCTCTTCACAGAGGAGCAGAAAGAAGCTGCCATCACTGAGGCGGAGGCACGGCTAGCTGAACTTAAGGAGCGCTCCCAGATACTCCAAGAGAGCCAGGAACAGATAGCAGCTGTACTTAAGCTCTCTGATACAGAGCTCATCAAG GAATCAATGGTCATAGAGGTCCCGCGTTTCAAAGATATTCCCACAGATGTAACGCCAAACCTTCAAGAGCGATTAAACGGTGTCACAGATGTCCTCTCCCGAGTCTCCAAGCTGGTGTCTGAGGACCTAGAGAAAGCTGTGAGCACCGCTGTGGGTCCGGACAAAGATG GTTCTCCTCAAGATAAGAGGCCGATCCTAGCTGTGGTTCCCAGTCCAGCTGCTCCGTGCCACCCTGGTGGGAAGGAGGGCCTCAGTGCTT ACCGATGctctctgacctttgaccctcgCACGGCCAATGGGCACCTGTGTCTGTCCCAGGAGAACCGGAGGGCAGAGCACCTGACCACCGGGCCCCGCCCCGTCCCAGCCCATGAAGCGCGCTTCGATCACACCTGGCAGGTGCTCTGCTTTCAGGGCTTCAAAAATGGACAGCACTACTGGGAGCTGGAGGTGTCCAAGCCCTGGGCCTACCTCGGG GTAACCTACGAGACCATCCCCAGGAAGGAGAAGGGCAAAAGGTGCATGGTGGGTATGAACGAACTGTCCTGGAGCCTGCAACTGGACGAGCATCAGATCAGCGCCTGGCACAACGGCCGGCGGGAGACTGTGGTCGGCCACTCCCAGCACAGCCGCATCGGCATGCTGCTGGACTACGAGGCGGGGACACTCACCTACTACGGAGACGGGCAGACCAGGCTCCACGCCTTCCACTGTGCCTTCAGCCAGGAGCTGTTCCCCGCCTGCTGGATAGGAGAGGGGGTCAGCATCACCCTCTGCTCCACATGA
- the trim65 gene encoding tripartite motif-containing protein 65 isoform X2 translates to MLCTNVAICRSEMSALPSEMDSQNSNLNCAICLDRFRIPVTIPCGHTFCQECINLHWDTKSKSDIGPQCPICNEKFPTRPILKRNVSLSVLTEAVNTGPSCRESLMRGSEGARALLLCDRHKKPLVYYCRQDKMSVCCQCGISECANHDKVLLEAERENQELLLERKRKEVGKLTEETLKSINDLAENINQAKVTLQQTSTWVNVKFSTLIKILVEKQEATELFTEEQKEAAITEAEARLAELKERSQILQESQEQIAAVLKLSDTELIKESMVIEVPRFKDIPTDVTPNLQERLNGVTDVLSRVSKLVSEDLEKAVSTAVGPDKDGSPQDKRPILAVVPSPAAPCHPGGKEGLSAYRCSLTFDPRTANGHLCLSQENRRAEHLTTGPRPVPAHEARFDHTWQVLCFQGFKNGQHYWELEVSKPWAYLGVTYETIPRKEKGKRCMVGMNELSWSLQLDEHQISAWHNGRRETVVGHSQHSRIGMLLDYEAGTLTYYGDGQTRLHAFHCAFSQELFPACWIGEGVSITLCST, encoded by the exons ATGCTGTGCACGAATGTAGCTATCTGTCGAAGTG AGATGTCTGCTCTTCCTTCAGAGATGGATTCTCAGAATTCAAACCTGAACTGTGCCATATGCCTGGACCGTTTCCGGATCCCTGTAACCATCCCCTGTGGTCACACCTTCTGTCAAGAGTGCATCAACCTTCACTGGGACACCAAGAGCAAGTCTGATATCGGACCTCAGTGTCCAATCTGCAATGAGAAGTTTCCTACCAGGCCCATTCTCAAGCGTAACGTGTCCCTGTCAGTCTTGACTGAGGCTGTCAACACCGGCCCCTCCTGTAGAGAGTCGCTTATGAGGGGAAGCGAAGGGGCGAGAGCCTTGCTGCTGTGTGATCGCCATAAAAAGCCTCTGGTTTATTACTGCAGGCAGGACAAAATGTCTGTGTGCTGCCAGTGTGGCATCTCTGAATGTGCGAACCACGACAAGGTGTTGTTGGAGGCAGAAAGGGAAAACCAAGAG CTGCTGCTGGAAAGGAAGAGAAAGGAGGTGGGGAAACTCACTGAAGAGACGCTGAAAAGTATAAATGACTTGGCTGAAAATATCAATCAAGCGAAG GTGACTCTTCAGCAGACTTCCACCTGGGTCAATGTCAAGTTCTCCACCCTGATTAAAATACTGGTGGAGAAGCAGGAGGCTACAGAGCTCTTCACAGAGGAGCAGAAAGAAGCTGCCATCACTGAGGCGGAGGCACGGCTAGCTGAACTTAAGGAGCGCTCCCAGATACTCCAAGAGAGCCAGGAACAGATAGCAGCTGTACTTAAGCTCTCTGATACAGAGCTCATCAAG GAATCAATGGTCATAGAGGTCCCGCGTTTCAAAGATATTCCCACAGATGTAACGCCAAACCTTCAAGAGCGATTAAACGGTGTCACAGATGTCCTCTCCCGAGTCTCCAAGCTGGTGTCTGAGGACCTAGAGAAAGCTGTGAGCACCGCTGTGGGTCCGGACAAAGATG GTTCTCCTCAAGATAAGAGGCCGATCCTAGCTGTGGTTCCCAGTCCAGCTGCTCCGTGCCACCCTGGTGGGAAGGAGGGCCTCAGTGCTT ACCGATGctctctgacctttgaccctcgCACGGCCAATGGGCACCTGTGTCTGTCCCAGGAGAACCGGAGGGCAGAGCACCTGACCACCGGGCCCCGCCCCGTCCCAGCCCATGAAGCGCGCTTCGATCACACCTGGCAGGTGCTCTGCTTTCAGGGCTTCAAAAATGGACAGCACTACTGGGAGCTGGAGGTGTCCAAGCCCTGGGCCTACCTCGGG GTAACCTACGAGACCATCCCCAGGAAGGAGAAGGGCAAAAGGTGCATGGTGGGTATGAACGAACTGTCCTGGAGCCTGCAACTGGACGAGCATCAGATCAGCGCCTGGCACAACGGCCGGCGGGAGACTGTGGTCGGCCACTCCCAGCACAGCCGCATCGGCATGCTGCTGGACTACGAGGCGGGGACACTCACCTACTACGGAGACGGGCAGACCAGGCTCCACGCCTTCCACTGTGCCTTCAGCCAGGAGCTGTTCCCCGCCTGCTGGATAGGAGAGGGGGTCAGCATCACCCTCTGCTCCACATGA